A genomic segment from Desulfurella amilsii encodes:
- a CDS encoding NAD(P)H-dependent oxidoreductase subunit E has translation MHNIEEPKSKKVGQLLNTLRSIQENLGHIPQASIHELCKSFNLSYAEMYGFIAFYKDFRLEPNISKHHIRLCQAESCQAKNVKTLTEYIKNKLNLNIGEHNKDFFLDSVYCLGNCPRSPSIMIDGLVYGDMGEEKFDEILNKLRNL, from the coding sequence ATGCACAACATAGAAGAACCAAAATCAAAGAAAGTGGGGCAGCTATTAAATACTTTGCGCTCCATACAAGAAAATCTTGGGCATATACCGCAAGCATCTATTCATGAATTGTGCAAGTCTTTTAATCTATCATACGCAGAAATGTACGGCTTCATAGCTTTTTATAAAGATTTTCGCTTAGAGCCAAATATTTCAAAGCACCATATACGCCTATGTCAGGCAGAAAGTTGTCAGGCAAAAAATGTCAAAACACTAACAGAATATATAAAAAACAAACTAAATTTAAATATTGGCGAGCACAATAAAGATTTTTTTTTAGATAGTGTTTACTGTTTGGGTAATTGTCCGCGTTCACCTTCAATCATGATAGATGGGCTAGTGTATGGCGATATGGGTGAAGAAAAATTTGATGAAATATTAAACAAATTGAGGAATTTATGA
- a CDS encoding NADH-ubiquinone oxidoreductase-F iron-sulfur binding region domain-containing protein encodes MNVYISLDSTAQSVGSLEIYNKLKAQNKPQLNIKKYSTLGLMWLEPLLELEHNNQRWAFRNVNEKNIDDILQNPQNSKNYLGNIEDQPYLKNQHRVIFRHLGKNDPTNIEDYIRLGGFLALKNSLSQSPQSIIDKIKKADIRGRGGAFFPAYIKWQTVLNESSDTKYVICNADEGDSGSFADRLIIENDPFSLIEAMIIAGIAVGAKEGIIYLRSEYTNAKNILQKAIDVAYKKNYLGKNESYCFDLKLAIGAGAYVCGEETALIESLENKRGLVRPRPPVPAISGLLDKPTLLSNVLSFIDIVRLLEGSRDMHTTPIQLSGACKQCGLFEVSNDITIEELISEFGVTPVDDVKAVQVGGPLGAFIPKEKFYLKLNNDELSKEGFILGHASVVVFDKHINMKDILLNLIDFYIHESCGKCTPCRIGQTRLKEILTDLPNNAQSNLNLLYDLLETMKEASLCALGGLTHLSVLSALKYFSGDFNIGELK; translated from the coding sequence ATGAATGTGTATATATCGCTTGATTCTACCGCTCAATCAGTTGGCTCGCTTGAAATTTACAACAAGCTAAAAGCTCAAAATAAACCCCAATTAAACATTAAAAAATACTCAACATTAGGTTTAATGTGGCTTGAGCCTCTCTTGGAATTAGAACATAATAACCAAAGATGGGCTTTTAGAAATGTAAACGAAAAAAATATCGATGATATTTTACAAAACCCGCAAAACAGCAAAAATTATTTGGGAAATATTGAAGATCAACCTTACCTTAAAAACCAGCATAGGGTAATTTTTAGACACTTAGGCAAAAATGATCCAACAAATATCGAAGACTACATTAGATTAGGTGGGTTTTTAGCTCTAAAAAATAGTCTAAGCCAGTCCCCTCAAAGTATTATCGACAAAATAAAAAAAGCAGACATTAGAGGCAGAGGTGGTGCGTTTTTCCCAGCTTACATAAAGTGGCAGACTGTATTAAATGAGTCGTCTGATACAAAGTATGTTATTTGCAATGCAGACGAAGGAGATTCTGGTTCTTTTGCAGATAGACTAATTATAGAAAATGATCCATTTAGCTTAATTGAAGCTATGATTATTGCTGGGATTGCAGTTGGGGCAAAAGAAGGCATCATTTATTTAAGGTCTGAATACACCAATGCAAAAAATATACTTCAAAAAGCCATCGACGTTGCCTATAAAAAGAACTACTTAGGCAAAAACGAGAGCTACTGCTTTGACTTAAAGCTTGCAATTGGAGCTGGAGCTTATGTGTGCGGTGAAGAAACGGCTTTAATTGAAAGCTTGGAAAACAAAAGGGGGCTTGTGCGCCCTCGCCCACCTGTACCAGCTATAAGTGGTCTTTTAGATAAACCAACACTGTTAAGTAATGTACTAAGCTTTATTGATATTGTAAGGCTTCTTGAAGGCTCAAGAGATATGCATACAACACCCATACAATTAAGCGGTGCTTGCAAACAGTGTGGTTTGTTCGAAGTTTCAAATGATATAACAATAGAAGAATTAATAAGCGAATTTGGGGTAACACCCGTAGATGATGTGAAAGCTGTTCAAGTCGGTGGACCTCTTGGTGCATTTATCCCAAAAGAAAAGTTTTACTTAAAATTAAACAACGATGAGTTAAGCAAGGAAGGTTTTATTTTAGGTCATGCAAGTGTAGTTGTGTTTGACAAGCATATAAACATGAAAGACATTCTGCTAAATCTTATTGATTTTTATATACACGAATCCTGTGGCAAATGTACACCTTGCAGAATTGGCCAAACACGATTAAAAGAAATTTTAACGGATTTGCCAAACAACGCTCAATCAAACTTAAATCTGTTGTATGATCTTTTAGAAACAATGAAAGAAGCATCTTTATGCGCTCTTGGTGGCCTTACACATTTGAGTGTTTTAAGTGCTTTAAAATACTTTAGCGGCGATTTTAATATAGGAGAACTCAAATGA
- the fdhF gene encoding formate dehydrogenase subunit alpha, whose protein sequence is MNGISITIDGRQITAQSGQTILEAAKNAGIKIPTLCAYEHLKPYGSCRLCIVEIEGKKGFSTSCTTFAQNGMVIRTQTEQINKIRRNILELYLSEHDFDCTTCANNLRCELQEAASLVGIRQIRYKSKTHIKNVIDSSNPYFEFDSSKCIMCARCVRACEEIQGNFALTIISRGFDSYISPGINDFINSECVSCGACVKACPTGALIEKNVVYLGRGTNLTKTTCGFCGVGCHVIVESKANTIVNIVGDDNGPNEGHLCVKGRFAWEFVNSKDRITKPLLRENLKEDFREVSIDEALDFIAKKFIQIKEKYSKYALAALASSRCTNEEVFLVQKLVRCAFENNNIDNCARVCHMPTGFALGSAFGTGAGTADIESLKKADCIMIVGSNTTHAHPVVGSLIKQLAIAGKKIIVIDPRAIDLASQPHIQSLYLQIKPGTNVALLNAIAYTIVKEKLYDKNFIENRCDLESFKLWLDFISSDENSPRNVSKITGVEEKLIIKAAIEFATSNKATIVYGLGVTEHTYGSSGVFCLTNLAMLCGFIGKEGCGVSPLRGQNNVQGASDMGAFPTVFTFYRHISDEKTRKQFENVWQKTLDTNVGLTIPQMFQAAIDGKINGMYIVGEDVFQTDPNTYHIQKALSSLELLVVQELFLSPTTQFAHVVLPGSSYLEKNGTFINWERRISKLNKAIEPLCGIDEYKIITKLSKKLGYPMDYNTEEEIFKEIALLSPQLSTLNYKKLKEYGSLLWPVDNNNEKGTRILHQDEFLNKKGKFFITSYIPNKIPDDSYPYILTTGRNLFHYNSSNQTRRTQNTLFFGADYLEINTTDASKLNVSDNDLVEVKSENARITLKAKVTDKIKPGVLFTTFHFPQPKTNALLSQNTDWATDTPEYKFSLVNIKKINKDTYETYEVNHPTVLEQYLKVYNFFERYPEQLKIELVAGHIKKNWGTFRISELKALSINDAKLKQVTDKI, encoded by the coding sequence ATGAATGGAATAAGCATAACAATCGATGGCAGGCAAATTACCGCACAATCCGGCCAAACTATTCTAGAAGCAGCCAAAAATGCGGGTATAAAAATCCCTACGCTTTGCGCATACGAACATCTAAAACCGTACGGTTCCTGCAGGTTATGCATTGTAGAAATCGAAGGTAAAAAAGGGTTTTCAACAAGCTGTACGACATTTGCTCAAAATGGTATGGTAATTCGCACGCAAACAGAGCAAATTAATAAAATCAGGCGCAATATATTAGAATTGTACTTAAGCGAGCATGATTTTGATTGCACAACATGCGCAAATAATCTAAGATGCGAACTTCAAGAAGCCGCAAGTCTTGTTGGTATAAGACAGATTCGCTACAAATCAAAAACGCATATTAAAAATGTGATAGACTCTTCTAACCCTTATTTTGAGTTTGATTCATCAAAGTGTATCATGTGTGCACGTTGCGTTAGAGCATGTGAAGAAATTCAGGGTAATTTTGCCCTGACTATAATTTCTAGAGGTTTTGACTCTTATATTAGCCCTGGAATAAATGATTTTATAAATTCAGAATGCGTATCATGCGGTGCATGCGTAAAAGCATGCCCAACTGGTGCTTTGATTGAAAAAAATGTAGTTTATTTAGGGCGAGGTACAAATCTTACAAAAACAACTTGCGGTTTTTGTGGAGTTGGTTGTCATGTAATAGTAGAATCCAAAGCAAATACGATAGTAAATATTGTAGGCGATGATAACGGTCCAAATGAAGGACATTTATGCGTAAAAGGCAGATTTGCATGGGAGTTTGTAAACTCAAAAGACCGCATAACAAAACCACTCCTAAGAGAAAACTTAAAAGAAGATTTTAGGGAAGTTTCAATAGATGAAGCTTTAGATTTTATTGCCAAAAAATTTATCCAAATAAAAGAAAAATACTCAAAATACGCCCTCGCCGCTCTTGCTTCTTCAAGGTGCACGAATGAAGAGGTTTTTTTAGTCCAAAAATTAGTACGATGCGCTTTTGAAAACAACAATATTGATAATTGTGCGAGGGTTTGCCATATGCCAACAGGGTTTGCTTTAGGCAGTGCATTTGGTACAGGTGCTGGCACAGCCGATATAGAATCTCTAAAAAAAGCAGACTGTATAATGATTGTGGGTTCAAATACCACACACGCTCATCCAGTCGTAGGCTCACTAATAAAACAGCTTGCAATTGCAGGCAAAAAAATTATTGTCATAGATCCAAGAGCGATTGACTTGGCAAGCCAACCACACATACAATCGCTTTATTTGCAAATAAAACCTGGTACAAATGTTGCTTTATTGAATGCAATTGCATATACCATTGTAAAAGAAAAACTTTACGACAAAAATTTCATAGAAAATCGTTGTGATTTGGAGTCATTTAAATTATGGCTGGATTTTATATCAAGCGATGAAAATAGCCCACGCAATGTTTCCAAAATAACTGGAGTAGAAGAAAAATTAATAATAAAGGCGGCTATAGAGTTTGCCACTTCAAATAAAGCTACCATCGTATATGGACTTGGTGTTACAGAACACACATACGGTTCAAGTGGCGTTTTTTGCTTAACTAATTTAGCTATGCTATGTGGCTTTATTGGTAAAGAAGGCTGCGGTGTTTCACCGCTTAGAGGCCAAAATAATGTTCAAGGCGCTTCAGATATGGGCGCTTTTCCAACTGTATTTACATTTTACAGACACATAAGCGATGAAAAAACACGCAAACAATTTGAAAATGTTTGGCAAAAAACATTAGATACAAATGTGGGTCTAACTATACCACAAATGTTTCAAGCAGCAATTGATGGTAAGATCAATGGTATGTATATTGTCGGAGAAGATGTGTTTCAAACAGATCCAAACACTTACCATATACAAAAGGCTCTAAGCTCACTGGAACTTCTCGTTGTTCAAGAACTTTTTTTAAGCCCCACTACACAGTTTGCACATGTAGTTTTACCTGGTTCATCGTATTTAGAAAAAAACGGCACATTCATAAACTGGGAAAGACGAATATCCAAGCTAAATAAGGCAATTGAACCTCTATGTGGCATTGATGAGTACAAAATAATCACGAAGCTTTCAAAAAAACTCGGCTACCCAATGGATTATAACACTGAAGAAGAAATTTTTAAAGAAATTGCACTTTTAAGCCCACAACTTAGCACTTTAAATTATAAAAAGTTAAAAGAGTATGGTTCACTTTTGTGGCCAGTTGATAATAACAACGAAAAAGGCACGCGTATTTTACACCAAGATGAGTTTTTGAATAAAAAAGGTAAATTTTTTATAACTTCCTATATTCCAAATAAAATACCAGATGACTCATACCCATACATACTAACAACCGGTAGAAATCTTTTTCATTACAATTCCAGCAACCAAACACGCAGAACACAAAATACGCTGTTTTTTGGTGCAGACTATTTAGAAATTAACACAACAGATGCTTCGAAATTAAACGTATCCGATAATGATTTGGTAGAAGTAAAAAGCGAAAACGCCAGAATAACACTAAAAGCCAAAGTTACAGACAAAATAAAGCCTGGCGTTTTATTCACAACATTTCATTTTCCTCAACCAAAAACAAATGCACTTTTGTCACAAAATACAGATTGGGCTACAGATACCCCAGAATACAAATTTAGCCTTGTAAATATCAAAAAGATAAACAAAGATACGTATGAAACATACGAAGTCAATCACCCAACAGTTTTAGAGCAATACCTGAAGGTTTATAATTTTTTTGAAAGATATCCAGAACAATTAAAGATTGAGCTTGTGGCAGGCCATATAAAGAAAAACTGGGGTACATTCAGAATTAGCGAGCTTAAAGCGCTAAGTATTAATGATGCTAAATTAAAACAAGTAACAGATAAAATTTAA
- a CDS encoding enoyl-CoA hydratase/isomerase family protein, translating into MSEILTSKDGKIGFITLNRPETWNTFNVPFARQLNDALIDFDKDNEIQVVIIKANGKSFSVGIELEEFRKGKSHKEYREFIKLMDEHNHTIANMKKPVIAQVHGYALANGAGLVFACDLAVAAKSAKFGTTAINVGLICLGPAVPLTRLVGRKRALEMVLTGEIISAQQAFDFGLINRVVDDEKLEEATLELANTLANKSPLALEIGKTGIYKMSDLEYHKAADYMSELFASLAATEDALEGVNAFVEKRQPNFKKK; encoded by the coding sequence ATGAGTGAAATTTTAACATCAAAGGATGGCAAAATTGGTTTTATTACGCTAAATAGGCCTGAAACTTGGAACACGTTTAATGTACCATTTGCAAGGCAATTAAATGATGCTTTGATCGACTTTGACAAAGATAATGAAATACAGGTGGTTATCATTAAAGCAAATGGTAAAAGCTTCTCTGTAGGCATAGAGCTCGAAGAATTTAGAAAAGGGAAATCCCACAAAGAATACAGAGAATTTATCAAACTGATGGATGAGCACAACCATACAATTGCAAACATGAAAAAACCAGTAATTGCCCAGGTACATGGATACGCTCTAGCAAATGGAGCGGGCCTTGTTTTTGCATGCGATTTAGCCGTTGCTGCAAAAAGTGCAAAATTTGGTACCACTGCTATTAATGTAGGTCTGATCTGTCTTGGTCCAGCTGTGCCGCTTACTCGCCTTGTTGGCAGAAAAAGAGCACTAGAAATGGTATTAACTGGCGAAATCATATCAGCTCAGCAAGCTTTTGATTTTGGCCTCATAAACCGTGTTGTAGATGACGAAAAATTAGAAGAAGCTACACTTGAGCTTGCAAATACTCTTGCCAATAAGAGTCCGCTTGCTTTAGAAATAGGTAAAACAGGTATTTACAAAATGAGCGATTTAGAATATCACAAGGCTGCAGATTACATGAGTGAATTATTTGCAAGTTTGGCTGCTACAGAAGATGCACTAGAAGGCGTCAATGCATTTGTTGAAAAAAGGCAGCCAAACTTTAAGAAAAAGTAA
- a CDS encoding phospholipase D-like domain-containing protein — MSFLNIKKAVISLSLSLVLSQFVLMSNSFAYSVSYYSPVTNLQTVDLNWLQKALIPKTLYIEMYSFTDKVLAKKIIQLARQGAKVYIYRDDSQMRDKNDVTYMFRGVKNIHIKAKHDKGFWNIMHDKIFIIPNVVFREGSANWSPSAEGASCWHNRCGDSENQDNNATYITDKSAINQAIKVFLHMWNRKSNLIIQ; from the coding sequence GTGAGTTTTTTAAATATAAAAAAAGCAGTAATTTCTTTGAGTTTATCGTTAGTTTTGTCTCAATTTGTTTTAATGTCTAATTCTTTTGCCTATTCTGTTAGCTATTATTCACCAGTAACAAATTTGCAAACAGTAGATTTAAATTGGCTGCAAAAAGCATTAATACCAAAAACATTGTATATCGAAATGTACAGCTTCACCGACAAAGTTTTAGCCAAAAAAATAATCCAACTTGCAAGGCAAGGCGCTAAAGTTTACATCTACCGTGATGATTCACAAATGCGTGATAAAAACGATGTAACATATATGTTTCGTGGAGTAAAAAACATTCATATCAAAGCAAAGCACGATAAAGGTTTTTGGAATATTATGCACGATAAGATTTTTATCATTCCTAATGTTGTTTTTCGTGAAGGCTCTGCTAATTGGTCTCCATCGGCAGAAGGAGCTTCCTGCTGGCACAATAGATGCGGAGACAGCGAAAATCAAGATAATAACGCAACATACATAACAGATAAATCTGCCATAAACCAAGCGATAAAAGTATTTTTGCATATGTGGAACAGAAAAAGCAATTTAATAATTCAATAA
- a CDS encoding glutaredoxin family protein, giving the protein MFDFLKSKTQNRQTEKVTVKKSNHKVVVYSTPSCVWCNEVKKYLKKNKVDYKDYDISNNLAKKMEMVQLSGQMGVPVVTIDGKVIVGFDKKEIDKILAINGK; this is encoded by the coding sequence TTGTTTGATTTTTTAAAAAGTAAAACTCAAAATAGACAAACAGAAAAAGTAACTGTAAAAAAAAGCAACCACAAAGTAGTTGTTTATAGTACGCCTTCTTGTGTGTGGTGCAACGAAGTTAAAAAATATCTTAAGAAAAATAAGGTTGATTATAAAGATTATGATATTAGCAACAATTTAGCGAAAAAAATGGAGATGGTTCAGTTGTCAGGACAAATGGGAGTGCCTGTAGTTACAATAGATGGCAAAGTAATAGTTGGTTTTGACAAAAAAGAAATAGACAAGATACTGGCAATTAATGGCAAATAA
- a CDS encoding L,D-transpeptidase produces MANKTKMTANTAIFVFVFLLLFSIPNSRANNIVDAPIPNYLAVVIKRTQKEIQRINKAFDNSKSNNTIIYKNSKSFIRNNTANKINVANKDSKKNLINTTAKNYTNTTIVNPLDLPTLTNNVNLLYKMGYLPFYAQKVDNKTGIVIWQWDTKIVPSKLALLTPKSLQSILYKSAINHFLNDMGLNSNIESRMDISSLLENEYKNHWQSSKPFVWVLINQKLPERLKVWQNGNWLIESNCNTGVDHLTPDGNFIVYVRYKYFTMNGIFPINDKPYHDPNVPYVNFFNGNNAIHGFPRHAYGYPQSAGCVELPIKIAKRLYRYLYVGTLVTIIN; encoded by the coding sequence ATGGCAAATAAAACAAAAATGACTGCTAATACTGCAATATTCGTATTTGTTTTTTTATTGCTTTTCAGTATTCCAAACAGTCGTGCAAATAATATTGTAGATGCGCCGATCCCTAATTATCTTGCCGTTGTTATAAAAAGAACACAAAAAGAAATCCAAAGAATTAACAAGGCTTTTGATAACAGTAAAAGCAATAACACTATTATTTATAAAAATAGCAAATCATTCATTAGAAACAATACGGCCAATAAAATCAATGTTGCCAACAAGGACAGCAAAAAAAATCTTATAAACACCACTGCTAAAAATTACACCAACACCACTATAGTTAACCCATTGGATCTACCTACACTAACCAACAATGTCAATTTGCTTTACAAAATGGGTTATTTACCGTTTTATGCCCAAAAAGTAGATAATAAAACAGGTATTGTTATATGGCAGTGGGATACAAAAATAGTGCCAAGTAAACTTGCCTTGCTAACCCCAAAAAGCTTGCAAAGCATTTTATACAAATCAGCTATTAATCATTTTCTTAATGATATGGGCCTTAATAGTAACATTGAATCAAGAATGGATATAAGCAGTTTACTTGAAAATGAATACAAAAACCACTGGCAATCCTCTAAGCCTTTTGTGTGGGTTTTAATTAATCAAAAGTTGCCTGAAAGGTTAAAGGTTTGGCAAAATGGCAATTGGCTAATTGAATCTAATTGCAACACAGGAGTGGATCACCTAACGCCCGATGGCAATTTTATTGTTTATGTAAGGTATAAATATTTTACAATGAACGGCATATTCCCGATAAATGACAAACCATATCACGATCCTAATGTTCCTTATGTCAATTTTTTTAATGGCAACAATGCTATACATGGGTTTCCAAGACATGCCTATGGCTACCCACAAAGTGCCGGGTGCGTAGAACTGCCAATTAAAATCGCAAAGAGATTGTATCGTTATCTGTACGTTGGAACGCTTGTAACAATTATCAACTAA